The following are encoded in a window of Mycteria americana isolate JAX WOST 10 ecotype Jacksonville Zoo and Gardens unplaced genomic scaffold, USCA_MyAme_1.0 Scaffold_135, whole genome shotgun sequence genomic DNA:
- the LOC142403201 gene encoding uncharacterized protein LOC142403201: MAAPTGQRPGGGTRGGERDAPAAAAGRGRPQAAEKGPHGGRAGPGPREPGLRRAPRHPERLLRQGGRKGGREGGTDGRTPPPPRGDGRPARHRQRPPVLRYGLLPRSGAARKCPSVLRKAHSMGRWSSSSPEVPVGPPERALYGPVVLQLTGSARRSSGTRTLWAGGPPAHRKCPSVLRNAHSMGRWSSSSPEVPVGPPERALYGPVVLQLTGSARRSSGMRTLWAGGPPAHRKCPSVLRNAHSMG, encoded by the exons ATGGCGGCTCCCACAG GGCAGCGGCCCGGAGGCGGAACCAGGGGCGGCGAGAGGGACGCGCCCGCGGCAGCAGCAGGCCGCGGGAGGCCCCAAGCCGCGGAGAAAGGCCCTCacgggggccgggctgggccgggccctAGAGAGCCGGGGCTCCGACGGGCTCCCCGCCACCCAGAGCGGCTTctcaggcagggagggaggaagggagggagggagggagggacggacggacggacacccccacccccccgcggCGACGGCCGCCCCGCTCGGCACCGACAGCGGCCGCCGGTACTCCGGTACGGGCTCTTACCGCGCTCCGGGGCCGCCCGGAAGTGCCCGTCGGTCCTCCGGAAAGCGCACTCTATGGGCCGGTGGTCCTCCAGCTCACCGGAAGTGCCCGTCGGTCCTCCGGAACGCGCACTCTATGGGCCGGTGGTCCTCCAGCTCACCGGAAGTGCCCGTCGGTCCTCCGGAACGCGCACTCTATGGGCCGGTGGTCCTCCAGCTCACCGGAAGTGCCCGTCGGTCCTCCGGAACGCGCACTCTATGGGCCGGTGGTCCTCCAGCTCACCGGAAGTGCCCGTCGGTCCTCCGGAACGCGCACTCTATGGGCCGGTGGTCCTCCAGCTCACCGGAAGTGCCCGTCGGTCCTCCGGAATGCGCACTCTATGGGCCGGTGGTCCTCCAGCTCACCGGAAGTGCCCGTCGGTCCTCCGGAACGCGCACTCTATGGGCTAG